From the Chloroflexia bacterium SDU3-3 genome, the window TGAGATGCCCGATATCGACACCGACTTCGCCGACTCGCGCCGCCCCGAGATCCTGGACTACATCGCCCGCACCTACGGGCGCGAGAACGTGGCCCAGATCATCACCTACGGCACCCTGGGCGCGAAGGCCGCCCTGCGCGACATGGGCCGCGTGCTTGAGGTGCCGCTCAGCGATGTGGACCGCGTGGCCAAGCTCATCCCCACGCTGCCGGTGGGCACCACCATCGCCATGGCGCTAGAGCGCGTGCCCGAGCTGAAGCAGATCTACGACAACGAGCCGCAGCTGCACGAGCTGATCGACTGGGCGCGCAAGGTCGAGGGCCGCATGAAGAGCGTGGGCACCCACGCCTGCGGCATTGTGGTCTCGCGCACCCCGCTGGAAAACATGGTGCCGCTCCAGCGCACATCCAAGGATGAGAACGCGGTGATGGCCGCGTTCGAAGGCCCCACCCTGGCCAAAATGGGCCTGCTGAAGATGGATATCCTCGGCCTCGCCAACCTCTCGATCGTGGCCGAGGCGCTCAAGTATATCGAGCAGACCACTGGACAGAAGATGTGGCTCGACCAGATCCCGCTGGAGGATCGGGCCACCTTCGAGAGCCTGGGCCGCGGCGAGACCAAAAACGTGTTCCAGCTGGAAAGCGCGGGCATGACGCGCTACCTGATGCAGCTGAAGCCCACCCGCGTTGAGGATCTCTACGCCATGGTGGCGCTCTACCGCCCCGGCCCGCTTGAGCAGATCCCAGTCTACATCCACAACAAGAACAACCCGCGCGACATCAAGTACCTGCACCCCATCCTCAAGCCCATCCTAGAGGACACCTACGGCGTGATCGTGTACCAGGAGCAGATCATGCAGCTGCTCCAGAACATCGCCGAGTACACGCTGGGCGAAGCGTATATCGTGATCAAGGCGATCAGCAAGAAGAACAAAGAGCTGATGGCCGAGAACGGCACGCGCTTCAAGAAGGGCTGCCTCTCCAAGGGCCTGACCGAGGCCCAGGCCGATCAGCTCTGGGAGCTGATCCTGCCCTTCGCCGGCTACTCGTTCAACCGGCCCCACGCCACGCTCTACGGCCTGCTCTCCTACCAGACCGCATGGCTGAAGACCAACTACCCCACCGAGTACCTGGCCGCCGTGCTCTCCGCCGCCGCAGGCGAGATCGAGGAGGTGGCCAAGTCGGTGGCCGAGTGCGCGCGGCTGGGCGTGGCCGTGCTGCCGCCCGACGTGAACCGCAGCGGCGAGGGCTTCACCCTGGAGCCGCTGCCCGACGGCCAGGCGCTCGACTACCCCAACCGCACCGGCATCCGCTTCGGCCTCTCGGCCATCCGCAACGTCGGCTCCGGCCCGGTGCAGTCGATCATCGAGGCGCGCGCACAGCACGGCGGATTCAGCTCGCTTGAGGATTTTTGCGACAAGGTGCCCCGCGCGGCGCTCAACAAGCGCGTGCTAGAAAGCCTGATCAAGTGCGGCGCGATGGACTCCATGCCCGGCACGCGCCACCAGAAGATGGCCATCCTGGATGCCGCTCTGAGCGCCGGGGTAGAGGCGCAGAAGTCGCGCGAGGCCGGGCAGGCCAGCATGTTCGACATGCTGGGCGGCGGCGACGCGGGCAGCGCGCCGGTGCACGCCATCCCGCTGCCGCCCATGCCGCGCACCCCGCAGAGCGACAAAGAGGCGCTAGCCTGGGAAAAAGAGCTGCTGGGCATGTACACATCCGACCACCCGATCGCCCGCGCGCTCGACGGCATCGATATGAGCCAGGTGACCACCATTGGCCGCCTAGGCGAGGATGAGAGCCTGGTGGGCCAGACGCTCACCTTCTGCGGCATGATCACCGGCACCCGCAAGCTGGCCACCAAGAAGGGCGACAGCATGCTGGTGGCCAGCTTCGAGGATATCGAGTCCTCGATCGAGCTCGTGGCCTTCCCTAAAACCTACGAGAAGTGCAAAGACCTGCTGGTGGATGATGCGCTGCTCTGCATCACCGCCAAAGTCGATCGCGGGCGGCGCGACGACGCCATCCAGCTGCTGCTGGAGACCGCCAAGCCGATCGAGTCGGTCGAGCGCGCCGCGCCGAGCGCCGCTGAGCCTACGCCCACCGCGCTCGCAGAAGAGGTTTCCGCCATGCCTATCGACCAAGAGCCGCCGCATATCGCCGAGTCGGCGCCGCCGCCATCCGCCGCACCCACGCCTGCCGCCAGCGCGGCCCCGGCTGCGCCCGCAGCACCGGTGCAGGTGATCAAATCGCGCGTGAAGGTGAATGTGGCCAGCGCCCACACCAGCGACAGCAACCATGGCAACGGCAACGGTGCCAGCAGCCCCAGCCCCAGCAGCTACGGGCCGCGCAGCACCCTGCGCATCTGGCTGCCCCACACCCGCGACTTCGACGCCGACGTGCAGATCATGCAGGACATCGACGACCTGCTGCGATCGAGCGAGGGCGAGGACGAGGTGCTGATCACCATCCAGAACAAAAACGCCCGCGTCGTCATCAAGCCCAACTACACCGTGCGCAGCACCGACGCCCTGCTGGCCCCGCTGCGCACCATGCTGGGCAGCGAGGCGGTTATCGTCGAGTAGCGGGAATCCCCCCTAGCGATAGGCAGCGCGGGCTGGCCTGCAGCAGGCCAGCCCGCGCTGCCTATCGCCACCCACACCCTCGTGGCAGGCCAGCGTTTCGCACGGCAGCGCCGCGCCTGCGCGTATGCAGATAGGCAGAAGGTAGAGTATACTAAGGGCCATGCCAAACCTTCAGCCAAGAGCTTGAACACTATGAGCCTCGATCTCCCCTCCCCCGAACCAACCGACGAACCCCGCATCGCCCTAGACCCAGCACGCTTCGAGGAGCGGCTCCAGGCCCTGCTGGCGCTAGAGACCATCGGCGAGGTGCGCAGCGCCATCCCCCAGGTGCGCGAGGAGTGGCTCGCCAGCGAGCGTGCCGCCGAGGGCGATGAGAAGACGCTCAGCCTGCCGCCGGGGTTTCTGGGCCAGGCGCTCGACCAGATCAGCCAGGCGCTCACCATCGAGCGCGCCCGCTACTATATCGAGCGGCTGCGGCGGCTGGCCGGTGAGCCGCGCACCAACGGCGTGAACGACATTGACCTGAACCGCTGGAAGACCTACGCCGACATCCGGACCGACAGCCTCTGGCAGATCGAACGGCGCGACACATCCGGCGCGCACACGGCGGGCTACTGGGGCAACTTCATCCCCCAGATCCCCAACCAGATGATGCAGCGCTACACCCGCAAGGGCGGCTGGGTGCTGGATGCCTTCGCCGGCTCGGGCACCAGCCTGATCGAGGCGCGCAGGCTTGGCCGCAACTGCATCGGCGTCGAGCTGCAGGAGCACGTGGCCCAGGGCTCGCGCGAGCGCCTAGACCGCGTGCCGAACCACAGCAGCGTAGCCACCGAGATCCACACCGCCGACAGCTCCACCTTCGACTTTGTGGCCGCGCTGCGCCGCCACGGCCAGCCCAAGGCCGATCTAGCCCTGCTCCACCCGCCCTACCACGACATCATCAAGTTCAGCGACGACCCCCACGACCTCTCCAACTGCGAGTCCATCCCCAGCTTCCTCGACCGGCTTGGCCAGGTGGTGGAAAACGTGTCGCTGGCGCTCGAAGAGGGGGGATTTTTGGTGCTGGTGATCGGCGACAAGTACGCGCGCGGCGAGTGGCACCCGCTGGGGTTCCAGGCCATGCAGGTGGTGCAGCAGCAGGGCTTCATGCTCAAGAGCATCGTGGTAAAAAATTTCGAGGAGACCACCGGCAAGCGCGCGCAGAAGGAGCTATGGCGCTACCGCGCGCTGGCTGGCGGCTTCTTTGTCTTCAAGCACGAGTATATCTTTGTGTTCGAGAAGCGTGGGCAGGAGCCCCAAGCCTAGCTTCTACACCACAAGCAAGAGGAACCCATGAGCGTACCGCAGCTTGTCACCCCCAGCTGGCTCGCCGAGCATCTTGGCGAGCCACATGTCCGCCCGATCGACGTTCGCTGGTATCTGACCGAGCCGGGCCGAGGTCGCCAGGAATATCTTGAGGCGCATATCCCCGGCGCGCCCTTCCTCGACATCGACGGCGACCTGGCCGCGCCGCGCGGCAGCGGCCCTGGCCGCCACCCGCTGCCCAGCGCCGAGCACTTCGCCGCCGCCGCCAGCCGCGCCGGGATCGGCCCCAGCACCCACGTGGTGGCCTACGACTCAAGCGGCGGGGCCTACGCCACGCGGCTGTGGTGGCTGCTGCGCTACTTTGGCCACCAGCAGGTGTCGCTGCTAGATGGCGGCTGGATGGAGTGGCTAGCCCAGGGCTACCTTACCGAGGCGGGCACGCCCACCATCGCCCCCGCGCCCTTCGTGGCCAGCCCCACCCCCGGCCTAGTGGTGAACGCCGACCAGGTCGACATACTGCGCACCCAGCCCGGCGCGCTGGTGCTGGACGCCCGCGCCGCCGAGCGCTACGAGGGCCGCAGCGAGCCGATCGACCCACGCGCCGGGCACATCCCAGGCGCGAAGTCGGCCCCCTTCGCCGCCAACCTGCGCGAGGATGGCAGCTTCAAAAGCCCCGAGGAGCTGAAAGCACAGTTCGCCGCGCTGGGGGCCGATGGGGCAGAGCAGATCGTGTGCTACTGCGGCTCGGGCGTGACCGCCACCCACAACATCTTCGCGCTGGCGCTGGCGGGCTACCCCGCCCCGCTGCTCTACGAGGGCTCGTGGTCCGACTGGAGCAGCGACCCAGCGCGCCCCGCGGCCACCGGCGGCGAGTAGCGACGCGC encodes:
- the dnaE gene encoding DNA polymerase III subunit alpha, which gives rise to MSNDFVHLHVHSEYSLLDGYATTKGIVERAAELGMDSIALTDHGVMYGAMEFYTNAKKANIKPIIGMEAYMAPNSMKDPIVKGGKNYYHLVLLAQNEIGYENLVRLTSRAHLDGMNRGVFARPRIDWNLLEQYHEGIIATSSCIAGEVIQKLTAQDKKQAREVAARYRDLLGPENYYLELQLHGNTPELEPINDELVRISHELGIPLVATNDTHFIRAQDVETQGRVMAMGFNLTYKEFCSKSYQMDETYHIMSAEEMYQRFKRYGTSPIENTRRIADMVHLKLDFGRVQLPELKFIPEGHDAESYLRVVCEEGLMKRFGGQVPEEYVKRLDYELDVINATGFPDYMLIVWDYVKFARSNGIPALPRGSAGASLVLYSLFITDVDPLKNKLLFERFLSRERLEMPDIDTDFADSRRPEILDYIARTYGRENVAQIITYGTLGAKAALRDMGRVLEVPLSDVDRVAKLIPTLPVGTTIAMALERVPELKQIYDNEPQLHELIDWARKVEGRMKSVGTHACGIVVSRTPLENMVPLQRTSKDENAVMAAFEGPTLAKMGLLKMDILGLANLSIVAEALKYIEQTTGQKMWLDQIPLEDRATFESLGRGETKNVFQLESAGMTRYLMQLKPTRVEDLYAMVALYRPGPLEQIPVYIHNKNNPRDIKYLHPILKPILEDTYGVIVYQEQIMQLLQNIAEYTLGEAYIVIKAISKKNKELMAENGTRFKKGCLSKGLTEAQADQLWELILPFAGYSFNRPHATLYGLLSYQTAWLKTNYPTEYLAAVLSAAAGEIEEVAKSVAECARLGVAVLPPDVNRSGEGFTLEPLPDGQALDYPNRTGIRFGLSAIRNVGSGPVQSIIEARAQHGGFSSLEDFCDKVPRAALNKRVLESLIKCGAMDSMPGTRHQKMAILDAALSAGVEAQKSREAGQASMFDMLGGGDAGSAPVHAIPLPPMPRTPQSDKEALAWEKELLGMYTSDHPIARALDGIDMSQVTTIGRLGEDESLVGQTLTFCGMITGTRKLATKKGDSMLVASFEDIESSIELVAFPKTYEKCKDLLVDDALLCITAKVDRGRRDDAIQLLLETAKPIESVERAAPSAAEPTPTALAEEVSAMPIDQEPPHIAESAPPPSAAPTPAASAAPAAPAAPVQVIKSRVKVNVASAHTSDSNHGNGNGASSPSPSSYGPRSTLRIWLPHTRDFDADVQIMQDIDDLLRSSEGEDEVLITIQNKNARVVIKPNYTVRSTDALLAPLRTMLGSEAVIVE
- a CDS encoding DNA methyltransferase — translated: MSLDLPSPEPTDEPRIALDPARFEERLQALLALETIGEVRSAIPQVREEWLASERAAEGDEKTLSLPPGFLGQALDQISQALTIERARYYIERLRRLAGEPRTNGVNDIDLNRWKTYADIRTDSLWQIERRDTSGAHTAGYWGNFIPQIPNQMMQRYTRKGGWVLDAFAGSGTSLIEARRLGRNCIGVELQEHVAQGSRERLDRVPNHSSVATEIHTADSSTFDFVAALRRHGQPKADLALLHPPYHDIIKFSDDPHDLSNCESIPSFLDRLGQVVENVSLALEEGGFLVLVIGDKYARGEWHPLGFQAMQVVQQQGFMLKSIVVKNFEETTGKRAQKELWRYRALAGGFFVFKHEYIFVFEKRGQEPQA
- a CDS encoding sulfurtransferase; this encodes MSVPQLVTPSWLAEHLGEPHVRPIDVRWYLTEPGRGRQEYLEAHIPGAPFLDIDGDLAAPRGSGPGRHPLPSAEHFAAAASRAGIGPSTHVVAYDSSGGAYATRLWWLLRYFGHQQVSLLDGGWMEWLAQGYLTEAGTPTIAPAPFVASPTPGLVVNADQVDILRTQPGALVLDARAAERYEGRSEPIDPRAGHIPGAKSAPFAANLREDGSFKSPEELKAQFAALGADGAEQIVCYCGSGVTATHNIFALALAGYPAPLLYEGSWSDWSSDPARPAATGGE